A portion of the Chondrinema litorale genome contains these proteins:
- a CDS encoding mechanosensitive ion channel family protein, translating into MSFFTQLKQQFFAMAPSVILGIFLLIAGWLLAVVIKNLVEKFLKAAGLNKLVQINPFDSYYEKSGIQTLPSHWLAKLVYWILILATILVVSESFGWHILSEMLVMSLVTYLPRIFTGVLFFIIGLYLLTFVKDFIRAATSSLGLSAGKLISNIVFYFLLIIVALTSLEQAGIDTAILKSNFTIILAAILFSASVSYAFASRDIMTNILSSFFSRNTFKVGQKIVIDDLEGEIIEITNISVILNTVDGKVVFPVKELVNKTVRIKEHQ; encoded by the coding sequence ATGAGTTTTTTTACACAGCTAAAGCAGCAATTCTTTGCAATGGCTCCAAGTGTAATTTTAGGTATATTTCTTTTAATAGCCGGCTGGCTACTTGCTGTCGTTATCAAAAACCTTGTTGAAAAATTTTTAAAAGCGGCAGGACTCAACAAACTGGTTCAAATCAATCCTTTTGATAGTTATTACGAGAAATCTGGAATCCAAACTTTGCCTTCTCATTGGTTGGCAAAATTGGTATATTGGATTTTGATATTAGCAACAATACTTGTTGTAAGTGAATCTTTTGGCTGGCATATTTTATCTGAAATGCTGGTAATGAGCCTAGTAACATATTTGCCAAGAATATTTACAGGAGTACTCTTTTTTATTATTGGTTTATACCTACTTACATTCGTAAAAGACTTTATAAGAGCTGCCACATCTTCACTTGGTTTATCTGCCGGTAAGTTGATTAGCAATATAGTATTTTACTTTCTGCTCATTATTGTTGCTTTAACATCACTAGAACAAGCAGGAATCGATACAGCCATTTTAAAATCTAACTTTACAATTATTTTGGCTGCAATTCTATTTTCTGCTTCTGTATCTTATGCATTTGCATCTAGAGATATTATGACCAATATCCTTTCTTCTTTTTTTAGTAGAAATACTTTTAAAGTAGGGCAAAAAATTGTGATTGATGATTTAGAAGGAGAGATTATAGAAATCACAAACATTTCAGTAATATTAAACACTGTGGACGGAAAGGTTGTTTTCCCGGTAAAAGAATTAGTAAACAAAACTGTAAGAATTAAAGAACATCAATAG
- a CDS encoding sialidase family protein: MFIRFNWLKQDTLVYFFILHVLLSLSANAQIKQNILVDELNPRSIGPAGMGGRITDIQVSPIDETIIYIATASGGIWKSEGGGVKWKPIFDKQTTSSIGALAIDPNNTSVIWAGTGEGNPRNSQNSGDGIYKSEDGGETWKLVGLEGSKNIHRIIIDPVDGNTVYVGVQGTAWGESTTRGVYKTTDGGNTWDNILYINENTGIGDLVMDPKNPSKLIAGMWHFRRWPWIFKSGGEGSGMYISYDAGKTWEKKEPKDGMPEGELGRIGLAIAPSDPEIVYALIESENTSLYRSENGGDTWNKVTDRNVGARPFYYADLFVDPLDKNRLYNLWTMVSVSSDGGRNFRPFLAGEKSHGDHHAFWINPNNPNHIIDGNDGGLVITYDKGASWRYIRNIPLGQFYHVNVDNDFPYQVYGGMQDNGVWSGPGYVLKEGGIRNADWKNIGFGDGFDAFPIENSRYGFSMWQGGNIIRFDKQTGLKTEIRPVHPKGEKLRWNWNAAMAQDPFDKHTLYVGSQYLHVSEDEGNSWQIISPDLTTNNPERQKQMESGGLTIDATRAENYTTLTAIAPSPLSPEVIWTGSDDGMVYVTRDGGKSWKNVNPSEKICPVDNWVNQIIPSTYKANEAFLVMDNHRMNDFKPYIFFTDNYGRSWHRIADETDMKGYALTFLQDPEAPDLMFAGTETGLLFSVNGAKEWQEWPKPDFPVVPVSDMALQKVTNDLVIATFGRSVYVIDDISPLRNYANHHHEVVSKPIHLFKPAPAIQSIYASPDESDVISADMFTGENKDRGVAVSFYANPVKNEPLATIKISRKQGEVIRTFTVIVNEGINRFYWELCRKSVKLPGQFKGYFNSETAGVPVSPGTYSLELFYADERLTTSIEVLPDPRVEDVPDYKRFEELLSRLEIATYSASAILDRLEEARQNLSNVTMRLVGHDDKESVKMKTYTDSIDVKLQHLIDRIKVAEVQGVKRETGVVNDKLSHAELHFNSPYIKLGENHIIVLEDIERDVSNLMNNVNSFFNKDWKEYRKAAVLAKISFINDYRPLIFGASSQNEDE; encoded by the coding sequence ATGTTTATCAGATTTAACTGGCTTAAACAAGATACTCTAGTTTACTTTTTCATTCTACATGTACTACTTTCGCTTTCTGCAAATGCTCAAATAAAGCAGAATATTTTAGTAGACGAACTGAATCCCCGTTCAATTGGTCCTGCAGGAATGGGTGGTAGAATTACCGATATTCAAGTCTCTCCCATAGATGAAACCATTATTTATATTGCCACAGCTTCTGGCGGTATTTGGAAATCAGAAGGAGGAGGAGTGAAATGGAAACCAATTTTTGATAAGCAAACAACTTCTTCTATTGGTGCACTCGCCATCGATCCAAACAATACAAGTGTTATCTGGGCTGGAACTGGCGAAGGAAACCCGCGAAACAGCCAAAACTCTGGCGATGGTATATATAAATCTGAAGATGGTGGAGAAACTTGGAAACTAGTTGGTTTAGAAGGTTCAAAAAATATACATAGAATCATTATCGATCCGGTAGATGGCAATACAGTTTATGTTGGTGTTCAAGGTACAGCGTGGGGAGAAAGCACGACCCGTGGAGTTTATAAAACAACAGATGGTGGAAATACATGGGATAACATACTTTATATAAATGAAAACACTGGTATTGGTGATTTGGTAATGGATCCTAAAAACCCGAGTAAATTGATTGCCGGTATGTGGCATTTCCGGCGTTGGCCATGGATTTTCAAATCTGGTGGTGAAGGTTCCGGTATGTATATTAGTTACGATGCCGGTAAAACTTGGGAGAAAAAAGAACCTAAAGATGGCATGCCAGAGGGAGAATTGGGAAGAATAGGTTTGGCAATTGCCCCATCTGATCCAGAAATAGTTTATGCACTAATAGAATCTGAAAATACATCTTTATATCGCTCAGAAAATGGAGGAGATACTTGGAATAAAGTTACCGATAGAAATGTAGGTGCACGCCCTTTTTACTATGCAGATTTATTTGTTGATCCGCTAGATAAAAACAGGTTATATAATTTATGGACAATGGTTTCTGTAAGTAGTGATGGAGGAAGAAATTTTAGGCCATTTTTAGCTGGTGAAAAATCTCATGGAGATCATCATGCATTTTGGATAAACCCAAACAATCCCAATCATATAATTGATGGAAATGATGGTGGTTTGGTAATCACTTACGACAAAGGAGCTAGTTGGAGATACATTAGAAATATTCCTTTAGGTCAGTTTTATCATGTAAATGTAGATAATGATTTTCCTTATCAGGTTTACGGGGGTATGCAAGATAATGGCGTATGGAGTGGGCCAGGTTATGTTTTAAAAGAAGGAGGAATTAGAAATGCAGACTGGAAGAATATAGGTTTTGGTGATGGGTTTGATGCTTTTCCAATTGAAAATAGCCGATACGGCTTTTCAATGTGGCAAGGTGGAAATATTATTCGATTTGATAAACAAACAGGACTCAAAACAGAAATCAGACCTGTGCATCCAAAAGGGGAAAAACTGAGGTGGAACTGGAATGCTGCTATGGCGCAAGATCCATTCGATAAACATACTTTATATGTAGGTAGTCAATATTTACATGTTAGCGAAGATGAGGGTAATAGTTGGCAAATTATCTCACCCGATCTTACAACCAATAATCCAGAAAGACAGAAACAGATGGAAAGTGGTGGGCTTACCATAGATGCCACCAGAGCAGAAAATTATACAACGCTTACGGCTATTGCACCAAGTCCTTTGTCGCCAGAAGTAATCTGGACTGGCTCAGACGACGGAATGGTATATGTGACTAGAGATGGGGGTAAAAGCTGGAAAAATGTAAATCCATCGGAGAAAATTTGTCCTGTAGATAATTGGGTAAACCAGATTATTCCATCAACATACAAAGCAAATGAAGCTTTTTTGGTAATGGATAATCACCGAATGAATGATTTTAAACCTTATATTTTCTTTACAGATAATTATGGTAGGTCGTGGCATAGAATAGCTGACGAAACAGATATGAAAGGCTATGCACTTACTTTTTTGCAAGACCCAGAAGCACCAGATTTAATGTTTGCCGGAACAGAAACTGGATTGCTCTTCTCAGTAAATGGTGCAAAAGAATGGCAGGAGTGGCCTAAGCCAGATTTTCCTGTAGTACCAGTGAGTGATATGGCTTTGCAAAAGGTAACTAACGATTTGGTAATAGCAACTTTTGGTCGGTCTGTTTATGTAATTGATGATATAAGTCCACTTAGAAACTATGCCAACCACCACCACGAAGTTGTTTCTAAACCAATTCACTTATTTAAGCCTGCTCCTGCAATTCAGTCAATTTATGCTTCACCAGATGAGTCTGATGTGATCTCTGCTGATATGTTTACTGGTGAAAATAAAGATAGAGGAGTGGCTGTTTCATTTTATGCTAATCCAGTAAAAAATGAACCACTTGCAACCATTAAAATATCTAGAAAGCAAGGCGAGGTAATCCGTACTTTTACTGTAATTGTAAATGAAGGAATCAACAGGTTTTATTGGGAGCTCTGTAGAAAATCTGTAAAACTTCCCGGCCAGTTTAAAGGTTATTTCAACTCAGAGACAGCAGGTGTTCCCGTTTCTCCTGGTACTTATTCCCTAGAGTTGTTTTATGCCGACGAAAGACTGACAACATCTATAGAAGTTTTACCAGACCCAAGAGTAGAAGATGTTCCAGATTACAAAAGGTTTGAGGAACTGCTTTCTCGTTTAGAGATAGCTACTTATAGTGCATCTGCTATTCTCGATAGATTAGAAGAAGCCAGACAAAATCTTTCCAATGTTACCATGAGATTAGTCGGGCATGATGATAAAGAATCTGTTAAAATGAAAACTTATACAGATTCTATTGATGTAAAACTTCAGCATTTAATTGATAGAATAAAAGTAGCAGAAGTACAGGGGGTGAAAAGAGAAACAGGCGTAGTTAACGATAAGTTATCTCATGCAGAATTGCATTTTAACAGTCCTTATATTAAGCTGGGAGAGAATCATATTATAGTGCTCGAAGATATAGAAAGAGACGTTTCAAATTTGATGAATAATGTAAATTCTTTCTTCAATAAAGACTGGAAAGAGTACAGAAAAGCGGCTGTTTTAGCAAAAATTAGCTTTATTAATGATTATCGACCTTTAATCTTTGGAGCATCGAGCCAAAATGAAGATGAGTAA
- the acs gene encoding acetate--CoA ligase: MSRIKNLEDYSVAYRESVEDPSKFWGNVAEEFTWKKKWDQVLDWNFEDYYCKWFIGGKLNITENCIDRHLETKADQAAIIWQPNDPHEAPITFTYADVHREVCKMANVLKSYGVKKGDRVCLYMQMVPELAFSVLACARIGAIHSVIFAGFSSHALASRIEDANAKMVITADTAYRGAKQIPLKEVVDESLNACPSVETCLVLKRTGEEIYMKEGRDVWLHEALEQVSTENEAEVMDSEDPLFILYTSGSTGKPKGVVHTTGGYMVYTKYTFENVFQYDEGDTYWCTADIGWITGHSYIVYGPLLAGGTTLMFEGIPTWPDAGRFWKIISKFKVNQFYTAPTAIRALMAQGLENVDIHDLSSLKVLGTVGEPINSEAWQWYYEHIGKRKCPIVDTWWQTETGGMMISPIAGVTPTKPTYATLPLPGIQPALLDSEGKEIDGRGVEGNLCIKHPWPSILRTTWGDHERCKFTYFSTYKGYYFTGDGCRRDEDGYYRILGRVDDVINVSGHRLGTAEIENAINLYSAVIESAVVGYPHEIKGQGTYAYVICDPVAIEEYSMEELKKGISSMVVKEIGPIARPDKIQIVRGLPKTRSGKIMRRILRKVAEGDTSNLGDTSTLLDPSIVESIKEGAIS, from the coding sequence ATGAGCAGAATAAAGAATCTAGAAGATTATTCAGTAGCATACCGCGAAAGTGTAGAAGACCCAAGTAAATTTTGGGGTAATGTTGCTGAAGAGTTTACATGGAAAAAGAAGTGGGATCAAGTGCTAGATTGGAACTTTGAAGACTATTACTGTAAATGGTTTATTGGGGGTAAATTAAACATTACTGAAAATTGTATAGATAGACACCTAGAAACTAAAGCAGACCAAGCTGCAATTATTTGGCAACCAAACGATCCGCATGAAGCACCAATCACTTTCACCTATGCTGATGTGCACAGAGAAGTGTGTAAGATGGCAAATGTGCTAAAGTCTTATGGAGTAAAAAAGGGTGACAGAGTTTGCCTTTATATGCAAATGGTACCTGAGTTGGCTTTTTCTGTTTTAGCTTGCGCCAGAATTGGAGCTATTCACTCAGTTATATTTGCAGGTTTCTCTTCTCATGCATTAGCTAGCAGAATTGAAGATGCCAATGCAAAAATGGTAATTACTGCTGACACTGCTTACAGAGGAGCAAAGCAAATACCTTTAAAAGAAGTTGTTGACGAGTCTCTAAATGCTTGTCCTTCTGTAGAAACCTGCCTTGTATTAAAAAGAACCGGTGAAGAAATTTATATGAAAGAAGGCAGAGATGTTTGGTTACACGAAGCATTAGAACAAGTAAGTACTGAAAACGAAGCTGAAGTAATGGACTCAGAAGACCCATTATTCATATTATATACTTCAGGCTCTACAGGTAAGCCAAAAGGTGTTGTACATACTACCGGTGGTTACATGGTTTACACTAAGTACACTTTCGAAAATGTATTTCAATACGATGAAGGAGATACTTATTGGTGTACAGCAGATATTGGTTGGATTACCGGACACTCGTATATTGTTTATGGTCCATTATTAGCTGGTGGAACTACTTTGATGTTTGAAGGTATTCCGACTTGGCCTGACGCAGGTAGATTCTGGAAAATTATAAGCAAATTCAAGGTAAATCAGTTTTATACTGCCCCAACAGCTATTAGAGCATTAATGGCTCAAGGACTAGAAAATGTAGATATTCATGACCTTAGCTCACTTAAGGTTTTAGGTACAGTAGGCGAACCTATTAACTCAGAAGCGTGGCAATGGTATTATGAACATATAGGTAAAAGAAAATGCCCTATCGTAGATACATGGTGGCAAACCGAAACTGGTGGTATGATGATTTCTCCAATTGCCGGTGTTACACCTACTAAGCCAACTTATGCTACTTTGCCACTACCAGGCATTCAACCTGCACTACTAGATTCGGAAGGTAAAGAAATTGACGGTAGAGGTGTTGAAGGAAACCTTTGTATCAAACATCCTTGGCCTTCTATACTTAGAACTACTTGGGGAGATCATGAGAGATGCAAATTCACCTATTTCTCTACTTACAAGGGATATTACTTTACAGGTGATGGCTGCCGTAGAGACGAAGATGGTTACTATAGAATACTCGGTAGAGTTGATGATGTAATCAACGTTTCTGGTCATAGACTTGGCACCGCAGAAATTGAAAATGCTATTAACCTGTATTCAGCTGTTATAGAATCTGCGGTTGTTGGTTATCCACACGAAATTAAAGGACAAGGTACTTATGCTTATGTAATTTGCGACCCAGTTGCTATTGAAGAATATAGCATGGAAGAATTGAAAAAAGGTATTTCAAGTATGGTTGTAAAAGAAATCGGACCAATTGCTAGACCTGATAAAATACAAATTGTTAGAGGTTTACCTAAAACAAGATCTGGAAAAATTATGCGTCGTATACTTCGTAAAGTTGCAGAAGGTGATACTTCTAATTTGGGAGACACTTCAACGCTACTCGATCCAAGTATCGTAGAAAGCATTAAAGAGGGAGCAATTAGCTAA
- a CDS encoding serine hydrolase domain-containing protein, producing the protein MKSLKFQYLLLFFSLFTFSFSVFSRQLSKDSQDRLTKLLESFDQKNAPGFVLKVVRDGDVLFEKNAGLANLETKEKNNDETVFRVASLSKQFTAACMLLLEEKGLINLDDPISLYFPSFPDYADEITIRHLIHHTSGLRDFFKLADLSGYNEDDFNSEEAVLNMIVRQKKLNFAPGEDMLYNNSGYFLLARIVKDVSGKSIGDFANDELFKPLGMSSTQFFNQETYKVKNRAYGYSLGDSDKYELDESNLMITGDGGLFTTVNDMVKWLDNFYVNKLPITDFDNRMYAKGKLNDGTELNYAFGLEHADIMGIDCIEHSGAYVGFKSAVLNIPQKKLAIVCLGNLSNLQPEQICRKVAEIILEEGFKKPEVTQERKPLPFERRAINIPEKTFEVYSGKYELGNGQILQFYTENNRYYVDIIGQTVIELFPESIMSFFVKETDLSFSFITDKEGNAILAILSINNKRLLAKRVNTTTGMNNKEMVDYVGAYYNEELDVVYKLMMLDKKLFIQIGNKPFEEIGMIKQDKMILGEGMAEFHRDGKGKVASFLLEAGSVKDLLFVKR; encoded by the coding sequence ATGAAGAGCCTTAAATTTCAATATCTACTTTTATTTTTTTCATTATTTACATTCTCTTTTTCAGTTTTTTCTCGGCAGCTATCTAAAGACTCTCAAGATCGATTAACAAAACTTTTAGAATCTTTTGATCAAAAAAACGCACCAGGATTTGTGCTAAAAGTGGTTAGAGATGGAGACGTCCTTTTTGAGAAAAATGCTGGTTTGGCAAATCTCGAAACCAAAGAAAAAAATAATGACGAAACTGTTTTTAGAGTAGCGTCACTTTCAAAGCAATTTACTGCAGCTTGCATGCTGCTACTAGAAGAAAAAGGTTTAATAAACCTAGACGATCCTATTAGTTTATACTTCCCTTCTTTTCCAGATTATGCAGATGAAATTACCATTAGACATTTAATACATCATACAAGCGGGTTAAGAGATTTTTTTAAACTGGCAGATTTGTCGGGATATAATGAAGACGATTTTAATTCTGAAGAAGCAGTATTAAATATGATTGTGCGTCAGAAAAAGTTAAATTTTGCACCGGGTGAAGATATGCTTTATAATAACTCAGGTTATTTTTTATTAGCGAGAATTGTGAAAGATGTATCTGGTAAGTCTATTGGCGATTTTGCAAATGATGAGCTTTTTAAACCGCTGGGTATGAGTAGTACTCAATTTTTTAATCAAGAAACATATAAAGTAAAAAATAGAGCATATGGTTATTCATTAGGAGATTCAGATAAATATGAATTGGACGAATCTAATTTAATGATTACTGGTGATGGAGGATTGTTTACCACAGTAAATGATATGGTAAAATGGCTCGATAACTTTTATGTAAACAAATTACCAATTACAGATTTTGACAATAGGATGTACGCCAAAGGCAAATTAAATGATGGTACTGAGTTAAACTACGCATTTGGTTTAGAACATGCTGATATTATGGGAATCGACTGCATAGAGCATAGTGGAGCGTATGTTGGTTTTAAATCAGCGGTTTTAAATATTCCACAGAAAAAATTGGCAATTGTGTGCTTAGGCAATTTATCTAATCTGCAACCAGAACAGATTTGTAGAAAAGTTGCTGAGATAATATTAGAAGAAGGCTTTAAAAAGCCAGAAGTTACTCAAGAAAGAAAACCTTTACCATTTGAGCGCAGGGCGATTAATATACCTGAAAAGACCTTTGAGGTTTATAGTGGAAAATATGAGTTAGGAAATGGGCAAATTCTTCAATTTTATACTGAAAACAACCGCTATTATGTAGATATAATCGGGCAGACAGTAATCGAATTATTCCCCGAGTCTATCATGAGTTTTTTTGTGAAAGAAACAGACCTTTCTTTTTCATTTATTACTGATAAAGAAGGCAATGCTATTTTGGCGATATTGAGTATCAATAATAAAAGATTGTTGGCCAAAAGAGTTAATACTACCACTGGTATGAATAATAAAGAAATGGTTGATTATGTAGGAGCTTATTATAATGAAGAATTGGATGTGGTGTATAAATTAATGATGTTAGACAAGAAGTTATTCATACAGATAGGAAATAAGCCATTCGAAGAAATTGGAATGATTAAACAGGATAAAATGATCTTAGGTGAGGGAATGGCCGAGTTTCACAGAGATGGCAAAGGTAAAGTTGCTTCTTTCTTATTAGAAGCAGGCAGCGTAAAAGATTTGTTGTTTGTAAAAAGATAA
- a CDS encoding phytanoyl-CoA dioxygenase family protein — MKNYLQNLGVTESILTISEKQFLDDNGYLNLGKILSDELLNSVREVIDSLLVKEGLLAGAELMDSKYIRHPKEVGADRLADLVNKHSIFDLFYTHPRVLAAVAHVLNSSVKLSSLNYRAAIPGSGLQNLHVDWHETVDLSDFKVCNSIWLLDDFSKENGATRIVPGTHLLSELPQDVLKDTKDSHENEIIINAPAGSVFIFNSHVWHGGTTNNSSAARRAIHSYFCRRDQPQQIDQKRYITSETRERISEEARFILDID; from the coding sequence ATGAAAAACTACTTGCAAAATCTAGGTGTTACAGAAAGCATACTCACCATAAGTGAGAAACAATTTTTAGATGATAACGGATATCTTAACCTAGGAAAGATATTATCTGATGAACTTTTAAATTCTGTAAGAGAAGTAATAGATTCTTTATTAGTAAAAGAAGGTCTACTTGCTGGTGCAGAATTAATGGATTCTAAATACATCAGGCATCCAAAAGAAGTAGGGGCGGATAGACTTGCCGATTTAGTAAATAAACATTCGATATTTGATTTATTTTATACACACCCAAGAGTATTGGCTGCGGTAGCTCATGTTTTAAATAGTAGTGTCAAACTTTCATCTTTAAATTATAGAGCAGCTATTCCAGGAAGTGGTTTGCAAAATTTGCATGTAGATTGGCATGAAACCGTTGATTTGAGCGATTTTAAGGTATGCAATTCTATTTGGTTATTAGACGACTTTTCCAAAGAGAATGGTGCTACTAGAATTGTTCCGGGTACTCATTTGTTAAGTGAACTACCACAAGATGTTTTGAAAGATACAAAAGATTCGCATGAAAATGAGATTATAATTAATGCACCAGCAGGAAGTGTCTTTATATTTAATTCTCATGTTTGGCATGGTGGAACAACCAATAATTCGAGTGCAGCAAGAAGAGCTATACATAGTTATTTTTGCAGAAGAGACCAACCGCAACAAATAGATCAAAAGAGATATATCACTTCCGAAACCAGAGAGAGAATAAGTGAAGAGGCTAGATTTATTCTCGATATTGATTGA
- the secG gene encoding preprotein translocase subunit SecG → MATSIIVLIIIVCILLVLLILAQDSKGSGLTGNIGAASQIMGTRRTTDWIEKATWGFLVALFVLSLGVNASIEKRTGPNFTSPNIEKAKSEAIPSTGLELPEASDENSDAIESTDTEDLLDVEESGDSIQ, encoded by the coding sequence ATGGCAACATCTATTATTGTTTTAATAATCATTGTATGTATATTGTTAGTTCTACTTATCTTGGCTCAAGATTCTAAAGGATCAGGTCTTACTGGTAATATTGGAGCAGCAAGCCAGATAATGGGTACAAGAAGAACAACTGATTGGATAGAAAAAGCAACTTGGGGATTTCTTGTAGCTTTATTTGTTCTTTCTCTTGGAGTTAATGCTTCAATTGAGAAAAGAACTGGACCTAACTTTACTTCTCCAAACATCGAGAAAGCAAAGAGTGAGGCTATTCCATCTACAGGATTAGAATTACCAGAAGCTTCTGACGAGAACTCAGATGCAATCGAAAGTACTGATACTGAAGATTTACTTGATGTTGAAGAATCAGGTGATTCAATCCAATAA
- a CDS encoding LptE family protein — protein sequence MYIRHLLIITCLCFAMAGCRQAPRLTFTGATIPEGASSFSVANFMNDASDGPADLGIRFTEELRDYFQRNTSLEQVIGAGDLQFSGSITRYDLSPVSAGATETQGAQLQRLTIAVKYDYIVLPDDEKSIENGSASQFSDFSASQNLADVEDELIDEIFEQIIFDIFNRTLADW from the coding sequence ATGTATATAAGACATCTTTTAATAATTACCTGCCTATGTTTTGCAATGGCAGGTTGTAGACAGGCACCAAGACTTACATTTACAGGTGCCACCATACCAGAAGGCGCATCAAGCTTTTCAGTAGCAAACTTTATGAACGATGCATCAGATGGTCCCGCTGATTTAGGTATTCGTTTTACAGAAGAATTAAGAGATTATTTTCAACGAAATACTTCATTAGAGCAAGTAATCGGAGCTGGAGATTTACAATTTTCTGGTAGTATAACCAGATACGATCTTAGTCCGGTTTCTGCTGGTGCTACAGAAACTCAAGGTGCTCAACTACAAAGACTTACCATTGCTGTTAAATATGATTACATAGTTTTACCAGACGACGAAAAAAGCATAGAGAATGGCAGTGCTTCACAATTTTCTGATTTTAGTGCTAGTCAAAACTTAGCTGATGTTGAAGATGAGTTGATCGATGAAATATTTGAACAAATAATATTTGATATTTTTAACAGAACTCTTGCCGATTGGTAA
- a CDS encoding sigma 54-interacting transcriptional regulator, with the protein METQEIQAIKQRFGIIGNSPRLNRAIEIAATVAGTESSVLIVGESGSGKETFSKIIHQLSARKHGEFIAINCGAIPEGTINSELFGHEKGAFTGASEARKGYFEVTNDGTIFLDEVAEMPPETQAMLLRVLEYGEFLRVGSNKVKKTNVRVVAATNVDLQERVAQGRFREDLYFRFSITIEVPPLRDRGEDVELLFRKFSIDFAERNRTKPVILDQSAKQLLLNFRFPGNIRQLKNIVEQVSVLANDRLIDSRALSEFLPSEHSSALPVLSKATNNNGTGNNDFSERDILYKVLFDLRNGMVDLGKEVTELKKMVLNILDTDVPNSEVYKDNKHLFHNIQEQLFKEQIDNASLLLHAHKDDHDDDDMPPKKSIDREREQKTFKLDDSIEDITHKMEDETLSLEKLEVEAIKKALQKNNNKRKYAARDLGISERTLYRKIKQYGIED; encoded by the coding sequence ATGGAGACTCAGGAAATACAGGCAATAAAACAAAGATTTGGAATAATAGGGAATTCTCCTAGGTTAAACAGAGCAATAGAAATTGCAGCTACTGTCGCTGGAACAGAATCTAGTGTGCTAATAGTTGGAGAAAGTGGTAGCGGTAAAGAAACATTTTCTAAAATAATTCATCAGCTAAGTGCTAGAAAACATGGTGAGTTTATAGCAATAAACTGTGGTGCAATTCCTGAAGGTACAATTAACTCAGAGCTTTTTGGTCATGAGAAAGGTGCTTTTACGGGTGCTTCTGAAGCAAGGAAAGGATATTTTGAAGTGACCAACGATGGTACAATCTTTTTAGATGAAGTAGCCGAAATGCCGCCAGAAACTCAAGCAATGCTTTTGAGAGTGCTTGAATATGGAGAGTTTTTAAGAGTAGGTTCAAACAAAGTAAAAAAAACCAATGTAAGGGTAGTAGCAGCTACAAATGTTGATTTACAAGAGAGAGTGGCTCAAGGGAGGTTTAGAGAAGATCTATATTTTAGATTTTCGATAACTATCGAAGTGCCTCCACTTAGAGACAGAGGAGAAGATGTAGAACTGCTTTTTAGAAAATTCTCTATTGATTTTGCCGAAAGAAACCGTACTAAACCAGTTATTTTAGACCAATCTGCTAAGCAGCTTTTACTTAACTTCAGATTCCCTGGAAATATCAGGCAATTAAAAAATATTGTAGAGCAGGTTTCTGTATTGGCAAACGATAGATTAATTGATTCTAGGGCATTATCTGAATTTTTACCATCTGAGCATAGTAGTGCTCTACCAGTACTTTCAAAAGCTACTAATAACAATGGAACTGGTAATAACGATTTTTCAGAGCGAGACATACTTTATAAAGTTTTGTTCGATCTGAGAAATGGGATGGTAGACTTAGGAAAGGAGGTAACCGAGCTTAAAAAAATGGTACTAAACATCTTAGATACAGATGTGCCCAACAGCGAAGTTTATAAAGACAATAAACATCTTTTCCATAATATTCAGGAGCAACTATTTAAAGAGCAGATAGACAATGCGTCATTATTGTTACATGCACACAAAGATGATCATGATGACGATGATATGCCACCAAAGAAGTCAATAGATAGAGAAAGAGAGCAAAAAACATTTAAGTTAGACGATAGCATTGAAGACATCACGCATAAAATGGAAGATGAGACACTTTCATTAGAAAAGCTTGAAGTAGAGGCTATCAAAAAAGCACTTCAGAAAAACAACAATAAGCGTAAGTATGCAGCGCGCGATTTAGGTATTTCTGAAAGAACACTTTATAGAAAAATCAAACAATACGGAATAGAGGATTAA